GAAGCTGATTTCATTGCACGTCAATCTGAGCAAGCTGCACTTCTTAGCCAAACCCGCGCCCGTCGTGATGAGATGATCAGCAATTCACAGCGTTTAGAAGGCCAATTTGAACAAAATGAAATCGAATTAGCGAATGCAACTGAATTATTGTCAAAGCGAATGGGTTCACTGAAAGAACTGTTTGGTGTGTTACAACAAGTTTCAGGGGATACAAAAAATAAATTCGCAACCTCAATTGTTTCTGCAGAACTCCCGGGCCGTGGTGAGTTTATGGATCAATTAGCACAAAAAATGGGTTCAAGCTCAAAACTTGCTTCTATCGAAGACATTGAAACTGTGTGGTACGAACTACAACGTGAAATGACTGAACAAGGCAAAGTGAAACATTTCACGACCGATGTCATTGTCAGTGGTGGTGATAAAGTTAAGCAAGACGTGGTTCGCGTTGGGGCATTTAACCTTATCTCAAACGGTAAATACCTTGAGTACAATGCATTTACAGATACACTTTCTGAGCTCTCACGTCAGCCGGTCGCCCGTTACTTAACAAGTGCGGCTAACCTACAAAACGCAGATTCAGGCTTTGTAGACTTTGCCCTTGACCCTACAGGTGGTTCGATTTTAGGTTTATTAGTGCAAGCGCCTGATACCAGCGAGCAAGTACACCAAGGTGGTACGGTCGGGTATGTGATTTTAGCTGTCGGACTAATTGGTTTATTAATTTCTATCGAGCGTTTTATCGCCTTGTTTATTATTGGTGGCAAAATGCGTCGCCAGCTTAAATCAGATGTTATCCGCGAAGACAATCCTCTTGGCCGTGTGATGAAAGTCAAAGAGCAATTCCCACATGTGGCGTACGACACACTTGAATTGAAATTGTCTGAAGCAATTTTACGTGAAATGCCAAAAATTACCCGTAACTTAACCTTTATTAAGATTATCTCAGTAGTCGCACCATTATTGGGTCTACTTGGGACAGTAACAGGCATGATCAACACCTTCCAAGCGATTACTTTGTTTGGTACCGGTGATCCTAAGCTGATGGCGGGTGGTATTTCGCAAGCACTTGTTACCACAGTATTAGGCTTAGTGGTCGCTATCCCAACGGTATTCTTATACACCATTTTAAATACACGTTCGAAAAACTTACTGTTGATTTTGCAAGAGCAAAGCGCAGGGATCATCGCTGAGCGAAGCGAAAAAGGAGCGTAATCATGGTCATATTGATTGATGCAATCAATGCGATCCGTGAGTTCCTCGACACAGGTGGCCAAGTGTTGTTGGTCATCGGTGTCTTAATCTTCGCGATGTGGTTATTGATTCTTGAACGTTTGCTGTTTGTGTTTGGTGGGTATCGTCAATACAAAAAGCACATCAAAGCTACTTGGTTTAATCGTACTGAGCGTAATAGCTGGAATGCAGAGCAAATACGCCAAGCATTGATATCACGCACTAAGCAAAAGCTTAATCACAATTTGGCTTTTATCAATGTGATGGTCGCGGTATGTCCACTTCTTGGCTTACTCGGTACCGTAACCGGCATGATAGAAGTATTTGATGTGATGGCCATTACCGGGACTGGCAGTGCGCGTTCGATGGCATCAGGTGTGAGTAAAGCAACAATCCCAACGATGGCTGGCATGGTCGGTGCGTTATCTGGAGTGTTTGCTTCTACATACTTGCAGCGTAAAACAAAACGTGAAGCTGAATTACTCGAAGATAGCATGGTCCTTGACCACTAAGACTTTAAATTTACAGAATTTTTAGGCCAGTTTTACTACTGGCCAATCAAGGAAAAAACAATGAGAGCACCACTTGCACAAATTTTTCAAGAAGAAGAAGCAGAAGAAATCAACATGACCCCGATGTTAGACGTGGTCTTTATCATGCTTATTTTCTTCATTGTAACCGCATCATTTGTAAAAGAAGCGGGCATTGACGTGAATCGCCCAGAGGCGGCCACAGCAGTTAAAAAAGAACGCGCCAACATTTTAGTGGCGATTTCTGATAAAGGCGAAATTTGGATCAACAAACGTCAAATCGATATTCGCGCTGTACAAGCCAATATTGAACGCTTAAAAGCTGAAAACCCACAAGGCAGTGTGGTGATCCAAGCTGACAAAAAAGCCACCACAGATACGTTAATTAAAGTGATGGATGCATCACGTGCTGCGGGTGTGTTTGATGTATCGATTGCAGCTCAAGAAGCTTAGTCATAACTAGTGGAGAAACCGATGCGTTATTTACTCGCGTTAGTCATAGCAGCAGCCATTACGTTTGCACTGTTTTTTGGTATGCAGGCCCTTATTCAAACCGGTGAAGGTGCGATGACAGAACCAGCCAAAGGCAATGTGTTGGATTTTGTCCGCCTGAAAAAAGAAGAAACAGTACAGAAAAAAGAACGTAAGCCGCAAAAACCACCTGCGCCTAAAGAGCCGCCACCTCCAATGGAATCACCGCAAATGGATAACAGCCAAGCTGCGAGTGATTCTGCTGGGTTCGACTTTTCCGCTAATGTGGACGCTGATGTCAATTTAGGCAGTGGTTTAGCCCTTGATTCTGGTGATGGTGAATATTTACCGATTGTAAAAGTTCAACCTGTTTACCCACGCCGTGCGTTATCTCGTGGCATCGAGGGATACGTGATTGTTGAATTTGTTGTAACAAAAAGTGGCACGGTGCGTGAGCCACAAGTAGTGAAAGCTGAGCCAGAAAGTATTTTTAATCAAGCTGCAAAAGATGCGGTGATGAAGTTCAAATACAAACCTCGGGTTGTCAATGGTGAAGCCGTTGAAGTGGCCGGTGTACAAAACAGAATTACTTTTGAAATCAGCGGCTGATCAGTCGCTGTTATCAATAGGTTAAATTAATCAACAAAATACGATTGTTAGAGGATTTTAAGATGAAAGCATTAAAACTAAGTGCCTTTTATTGTTCAATGGTTTTAGCGGGTGTTGGGTTACCTTCAATAGTCTCGGTTGTGCCTGGGATCAGTATCAACCACGTACACGCCGCTGAGGCAGAAAGAAAGACAGTACGCGTTCCTGCCTTACGTGAAAAAGTGTATAGCCAATTGGCACGCGCACAGAAATTAGCGGACGATGGCGATGTTGCAGCTGGTTTAGCTGCTTTAGATTCAATTAAAGAACGCGCCAGTAGTATGAATGAGTATGAAGTGGCGATGATGCATAATTTTTATGGCTTCATCTATTACAATCAAAATGACTTAGATAAAGCGATTACTTCTTTTGAAGCGGTTGTTAATCAAAATGCCATCCCAGAGTCATTAAAATTAAATACTTTGTTCAGTTTAGCACAGCTTGCATTAGCGAATGGCCAATATGACAAAGTTGTCGCGTATTTAAATCAATGGGATGATGTGAATACCGCACCTAAAAAAGACAGTTATTATGTACTAAAAGCGCAAGCGCTTTATCAATCAAAAGAGTATAAGTCAGCGCTTGAAAATATTAACATGGCGATTGCTTTGGCTGAAAATGATAATTTAGTGCCTAAAGAAAACTGGTTGGTTTTACAGCGTGCCCTTTATTATTCAATGAATCAACCTAAGCAAGTTGTCACTGTATTAGAGAAAATGATTGCACTGTATGACAAACCAGCTTATTGGGTCCAATTAGGCGGAATGTATGGCGAAGTTGGAGAAGATAAAAAACAACTTTCAACTTTAGAAACAGCCTATCAGCGTGGTTTTATTACATCAAAAAGTGACGTTCGTAGTTTATCTCAAGTGTATTTGCTCAATGGCTTAGCTTACAAGTCTGCACAGTTGATGAAACAAGGAATGAAAACAGGCACTATTGAAAATGATAGTAAAAACAATGCATTTATCGCAGAAGCTCTTGTGCAAGCAAAAGAAGAGCGCGCCGCTATTAGCCACTTTATTGCCGCAGCTGAGGTAGAGCGCCATGGTAAATTTGATCAACGTTTAGCTGAAGTGTATCTCAATTTAGAATTATTTGATGAAGCCGCTGATGCAGCACGTGCGGCTTTAGATAAAGGTGGATTAGATCTTGAATCCAATGCGTATATTGCTCTTGGGATGGCGCAATATAATCTCACCAATTACGACGCATCTATTTTAGCGTTCGAACGTGCGGAAAAATACAAAAAATCTGAAAACCTGGCCAAACAATGGATTAAATACGTCAAACGTGAAAAAACAAACGCTGAATTATTAAAAACAGCTTATTTATAGTTTGTCTTAATACTGTCATTGTTTGTAGCTAGTATAACCATAACAGCATTATAATAGTTCTAACAACAATCGTAACCAAAAACCACCTTCGGGTGGTTTTTTATTGCCCTAGTTTAATTATAAAGACTTAAAATTGTCATCTTACTTTTAATTAAATGTAACCCAAACGTCACATTAAACCCTTACCTTGTATCTCAGTTAAATTGCGCTAACAAATTAAAATTATATTATGGAGTTAAAAATGAGATTATCTGACTTATTCAGAGTAAGCCTTGTTGCTACAGCCGTTTCTTTAGCGGGTTGTGGTGGTGATTTAGTCGTTAAAGAAGGTGAAACAACCATTAACGAAGGCGATACAATCACCAATGTCATTACCAACCCAGGTACAGGCACGGGTGAGACTTCCGATCGTGATGATTCTCAAAATGCGACCACTGGCTTCCCTGTTGATGTTGATAACGCATTTGTTAAAGAGCTAGCAGATGATGTGTCTAGCGAATTTCCCTCAATTAAAGATAAGCCTGTTTATCGTCTAAAAGAAAACACTACTTTTACGGTGAATACATCATTAACCAACGATGCACACTGGATTTTAAATGGCCGCACAGCGGTTGGTAATGACCGCGCTGATAACGCTGTCTTATATATTCAGCAAGGCACCACCATTATTGGTGAGACGGGCGATGACTTTTTAGTGGTTCGTCGTGGTTCACGCGTAGAGTCAGTGGGGACTGCTTCTCAACCTATTACTATGACCTCGATTCAAGATGTAACAGCACAAGAAACCAGTGTTGGCCAATGGGGCGGCGTGGTGTTACTAGGTAACGCACCAGCCAACTCTTGTGGCGACCAAACAGGTGAAGCGACAGCGGATGAGCTTGCAAACTGTGGTGTAGCTGCAGAAGGTGATGCAGGTCAATTTGGTGGCGACCAACCAGAAGATAACTCAGGTACACTTAAGTATTTAGTGGTTAAACATGCAGGTAAAGCACTGGGTAATGGCGATGAGCTAAACGGTATTTCATTTGCAGGTGTGGGTTCTAATACCACATTAGATTATATTCAAATTCACGAAAATCTTGACGATGGTGTGGAGTTCTTCGGTGGTACAGCAAGTATCTCTAACTTAGTACTGACAAGCATTGGTGATGATTCACTTGATTGGTCATTTGGTTGGACAGGTTCAGCAAAAAATGTCTATATCCAACAAGCTGAAGGCGAAGGTGACAACGCAATTGAAGCGGATAACTCAGAATTTGATTCTAATGCAACACCGCTCACTAACCCAACGATTGAAAATGTCACGATTGTTGGTGCAAATGGCACAAACGGTATTCGTCTTCGTGCGGGTACTGCGGGTATGTTAAAAAATGTATTGGTAACAGGCCCTGCAACATATAAAAATTGTTTACGTGTAGGCTCTGACTCGGTTGCAAACGCAGAATCAGGCTTATTAAGCATCACTAATTCTGTCGTTGCATGTGAAACGCCAAGTAACAACTTTGGCTCTGAAGCAATCAATGGTGGCAATGTACAATCTTGGTTTGAAGGCCAAGCAGGCAATAGCACGCTGTCACCAGGTGATTTAATGCTTGATGACAATGGTTATTTACCATTAGCGGGTTCTCCGTTAGTCGCTGATGGCAAACAAATCGGTGCATTTAGTGAAACGAATAACTGGATGGAAGGTTGGACTGTTGCTATTAATGGTGGCTTCCCTACTGATATCGCCAATGCATCAGCACAAGGTTTAGCGGTCGATGTTTCAAATGAATTCCCGACTATTACAGATAAACCTGTGTATAGATTGCTTGAAAACACCACGTTTGTGACTGATGTGACACTTACTAATGATGCACATTGGATTTTAAATGGTCGCACAGCTGTAGGTGGAGATCGTCAAAACAATACTAAGCTTTATGTTCAAGCGGGTACTACATTAATTGGTGAAACCGGTGATGACTTCTTAGTGGTTCGTCGTGGTTCTCAAATTATTGCCAATGGTAATGCCAACGCGCCAATCACCATGACATCTATTCAAGATGTGTTAGGTTCAGAAACAACAATTGGTCAGTGGGGCGGCGTAGTATTACTGGGTAATGCACCGGCTAACTCATGTGGTGACCAAACGGGTGAAGCGACGGCGGATGAACTGGCAAACTGTGGTGTCTCTGCTGAAGGTGATGCAGGTCAGTTTGGTGGCGACCAACCAGAAGATAACTCAGGTGTGCTACGTTATGTACTTGTAAAACATGCTGGTAAAGCACTGGGTAATGGTGATGAATTAAACGGTATTTCATTTGCTGGTGTGGGTTCAAAAACTAAAGTTGAATACATCCAAGTGCATCAAAATCTAGATGATGGTGTGGAGTTCTTCGGTGGTACCGTTAATGTGCGTAATATTGTACTGACTGACATTGGTGATGACTCACTGGATTGGTCATTTGGTTGGACAGGACGTGCACAAAATATCTATATCCAACAAAGCTCTGTTGAAGGCGATAACGGTATTGAAGCCGATAACTCTGAGTTTGACTCAAATGCAACGCCGCTGACTAAACCACTTATCTCGAATGTGACGATTGTCGGCGCAGATGGTGCAAACGGTATTCGTCTACGTGCAGGTACAGCTGGTATCCTTCGCAATGTTGTTGTAACCGGTCCTGATAGCTACAAAAACTGTCTACGTGTGGGTTCTGATTCTGTTGCCAATGCTGAATCGGGTGAGTTGTCGATAGAACACTCAGTTGTTGCGTGTAACACAGATAACAACTTTGGTTCTGAAGCGATTGCTGGTGGCAATGTACAAACTTGGTTTGAAGGCCAAACAGGCAACCAAACACTGTCTGCATTAGCACTAAATCTTGGCACGGATGGATTTACCCCAAAATCAAGCTCTCCTTTATTAGGGAATGGTGTTGATGCATCTGACTTAGACCCATTCTTCGCTAAAACTAACTATATCGGTGCGTTTGATGGCGATAACAACTGGATGCAAGGTTGGACTGTGGCAATCAAGCCTAATTTCCCAACCAATATCACCAATGCTAAAGAGCAAGGTTTGGCAACAGATGTATCATCAAGCTTCCCGATGATCACTGATAAGCCAGTGTATCAATTAGCTGCTGATACGGTGTTTAAGCAAGATGTCACGCTAACAAATGACGCTCACTGGATTTTAAAAGGTCGTACAGCAGTCGGTGGTGACCGCACAGATAGTGCCACACTGCATGTTCAATTTGGTACTACCTTAATTGGTGAAAACGGTGATGACTTCTTAGTGGTTCGTCGTGGTTCAAAAATCGAAGCAGTCGGTACAGCAACACAGCCTATCGTAATGACTTCAATTCAAGACGTGATTGGTGGCGAAACAACAATCGGTCAATGGGGTGGTGTGGTTATTTTAGGTAATGCTCCTGCTAACTCATGTGGCGACCAAACAGGTGAAGCAACTGCTGATGAACTGGCTAACTGTGGCGTGGCTGCAGAAGGTGATGCAGGCCAATTTGGTGGTAACCAACCTGAAGATAACTCAGGAACATTGAAGTACGTTGTTGTTAAACAAGCGGGTAAAGCACTGGGTAATGGCGATGAGCTAAACGGTATTTCACTGGCGGGTGTGGGTAGCAAAACAGAGCTTGATTATATTCACGTCCATGAAAACCTGGACGATGGTGTGGAGTTCTTCGGTGGTACAGCAAGTATCAGTCACTTAGTGCTTACAAGCATCGGTGATGACTCTTTGGATTGGTCTTTCGGTTGGACAGGTAACGCTCAATACGTGTTAATCAAACAAGATTCATCTGAAGGTGATAACGGTATCGAAGCGGATAACTCTGAGTTTGACTCAAACGCATCGCCACTTACCACACCAACTATTGCGAACGTAACCATTCTTGGCGCGTCAGGCACAAACGGTATCCGCTTACGTGCAGGTACTGCCGGTATGCTTAAAAACGTGTTAGTAACTGGTGGCGAAGGCTACAAAAACTGTCTACGTGTTGGTTCTGATTCGGCACCTCGCGCTGAAGATGGTAGCTTAACGATTAGCCATTCAGTGGTTGCGTGTGAAACGGCTAACAACTTTGGTAGCCAAGCAATTGGCGCAGGGAATGTACAATCTTGGTTTGAAGGTCAGCAAGGCAATAGCGTGAAAATGGCATCTGAGCTTGGTTTATCGTCAAACGGCTATATGCCAGCATCGGATTCAGCCTTGTTAGGTACAGGTTTTGATGCATCAACGTTGAATACATTCTTTGATAAAGTTGATTACATCGGTGCGATGGATTCAAACACGGATTGGACTGCAGGTTGGGTAAAAGTAGGTCTTAAGTAACCCAACGTTAGATGAGGCCAAGGGTTCTCCTTGGCCTTTATTCTCAGTTCATGTTTCGGAGTAAATTAATGAATTCTTTTAAAACCCCACGCCTTGTTCGCACTAAATTAAATCATGCTATTGCGTATGCATTACTGGGTTTATCAACAAGCGCCGTTATCGCCGAAGAAGCGACAGAGCAAGAAATAGAAGAAGTGGTTGCTGTCGGTCAGCGTTTAAAAGGCAGTGCAGGGGCCGTTCTTCAAGAGCGTCAGAACCAAGCTTTCGTAGCCGATATTATGGGTGCGGATCAAATCTCGCGCACTGGTGATGGTGATGCCGCTTCTGCTCTTCGTCGTATCACAGGTTTAACCTTGGTCGACGGTAAGTTTATCTATGTTCGTGGCTTAGGTGAGCGTTATTCAAGTACACAGCTTAACGGCATGTATGTACCAAGCCCGGATCCTACTCGCTCAGTGGTACCACTAGATTTATTTCCATCAGATATCATTGAAAGTTTGAGTGTGCAAAAGTCATTTTCACCAGACATGCCAGCTCACTTTGGTGGCGGTAATGTGAATATTCGCACCAAATCAATCCCAAGTGATTCGTTATTTAAAGTCTCTGTTGGTGCTAAATACAACACTAGTAATTCAACAACGGGTTACTTTTATGACGGTGGCGATGATGATTGGATGGGTCGTGATGATGGCACCCGCGCTTTACCGCAAGCATTCATTAATGCCTTTGCGAATGGCGGCATTGAAGGTGATAGCAATACCACGTTAGCTGAACGCCAAGCACTGATGGGTGCGCTTGATTGGCAAGTGGGGCCAGATGAAAAAGACGTTGATCCTGGTTTTGATTTTGCAATCTCATTGGGTGATAGGTTTGAAAGCGAAATTGGCACATTTGGTGTGTTAGCGGCTGTTTCGTATGAGAACGAATGGGAAGTCAACAAAGAAAAAAGTGGGACTAACTTAGGTAGTTTAGGCTGCGAAGACAAATGTTTTGCCCAGTATTACGATGGCGTGTCAACGGAACAAAATGTACGTTGGAGTGGCTCACTTAATTTAGGGTATGAATTCAATTCAAACCATAAAGTTGAGCTTAAAAATATCGCATTACATGATATGCGTGACCGCGTTCGTAATCGTGACTTTTATGATGCCAATGAAACTGAAGAAGGTGTACGTGATCTTCGTCGTGTGGATGTGTCTTATGAAGAGCGTGAAATGTTCTCAAGCCAAATAAAAGGCACGCATAACTTTGTTGATTTCAACAGTTTGTTCGTTGATTGGTATGCAGGCACAAGCCGCGCAAACCGAAATGCTCCAGGTGCAATGGATGTCATCTTCCAACGTAATTATGAAGATGGTGTCTTTGTCTCAGAGCAATTACAAGATGTCTCAGCAACGAATGTGACCCGTGAATTTCAAGAACTTCACGATGATGTCGATACTTGGGGTTGGAATGCGGGCCTGCCGATTTATGGTGAAGGCTACGAGCTAGAACTTAAAGTGGGCGGTGATTTTTCTGAGAAAACACGTGATGCCAGTAACACCAAATTTGGTATTGCTCACCGTGCTATCAGCGATGAATTTAGTTATGGTTCACGTATAGACAGCATTTTTGCACAGCAGAACATCGATAATGCTGGGTTTTATACCAGTGCTACAGGTGCGGGTATCTTCGACGACCGCACAACGGATGGTGATAAATACTCAGCCGCACATAAGTTGAACGCGTATTACATGATGGCTGATTACTTTTTAGATAACACTTGGCGTTTTACCGGTGGTGTTCGCTACGAAGATTTTGCTCAAGTATCGGTTCCGTTTAAAGCGCACAGCAATTTGTTCGATGCGACAAGTGAAGAAATTCAAGAAGTTGCCATTAAAGAAGATGATTTTTATCCTTCTTTAGCTGTGACCTACATCATGGATGAAGAAATGCAATTTCGTTTAAACCTAAGCGAAACCACAATTCGTCCGGATATGCGTGATGTTAGCTCGACTTTCTTTATCGATCCATTAACAGAGTTTTTAGTACGTGGTTCGCCAACTCTTGAAAGCTCTAAGCTTAAAAATGTTGATTTCAGATTTGAATGGTACATGCCAACAGGTAATAACGTGTCTGTGGCGTTATTCTATAAAGACATTACCAATCCCATCGAAATGGTTGAATTGGCGGGTGTTGGTGGCGCAGCACCACAGTTGTTAACGGCCAATGCACAATCAGGTGAATTAACTGGTATCGAGTTTGATTTCCTCACCGATTTTAGTTTTATCAATGATGAACTAGCCGCGGTATTTTTATCGGGTAACTTAACGTTATCTGATTCATCGGTGAATTTAGGGATTGATGATACGGACGGTCAAGACTCACTTTTTGAGCAGCAATTAAAAGCCGCACTTGAAGCTGACACTGTGTCAAACATTGTTACAAATAACGAACGCCGTTTGGTGGGTCACTCTGAGTGGGTGGCAAACTTACAGATGGGTTATGACTCAGCCAATGGCTTACACTCAACGTCGTTAGTTTACAACGTCTCTGGTCCTCGCATTATAGTCCCAGGAACACGTGGTAACGAAGACGCGGAAGAAAAGCCGTTTCACTCACTTGATTTAGTGTATTCGTATTTTCCTGATTTTAACTCAGCGGTTAAATTCAAGATTAAGAATATCTTAGGCCAAGATAAAGAGATTGAACAAGAAGGCTTAGTCCTTTGGCAAAAAGAAGAAGGGACAGAGTTCAGCTTAAGCTATAGCTATGAATTCTAATTCGTTTTAGCAAGGAAGCATTCAAAACTAATGCAGTTTCTTAGCCCTACCAATCGGTAGGGCTTTTTTGTGCATTAATATAAAAAGCTATGGCTAGATATAAATAAACTCTCTATGAAATAATTTAAAGTTAACTTAAAAGCCCTAGTTTTATAATGTGTGCAATGCTAGATTCTTAACCTTGGTTTTACCAATTTACCTAAAAACTCACGCAATTCGGGAATTGGTTTTATTATTTCGTTTTTAGGGTATGACATATTATGAAAAAATTAGGATTAGTCGGTTGGCGCGGCATGGTCGGTTCGGTATTGATGGAGCGCATGCAACAAGAAAATGATTTTGCGCAATTTGACGTAACATTTTTTACCACTTCGCAGGCGGGTCAACTCGGTCCCGATCTTGCGGGTGATGCTAAGCCACTGCTCAGCGCGACTGACGTCGCATCTTTAGCACAAATGGATATTATTATTACCTGCCAAGGCGGTGATTACACTAAAAGTGTTTATCCAGATCTACGTGGCAGCGGCTGGAATGGTTTTTGGATTGATGCTGCGTCAGCGCTTCGAATGGAAGATGACAGCATCATTGTATTAGATCCAGTGAACAAAGATGTGATCACTCAAGGGTTAGAACAAGGGGTGAAAACCTTTGTTGGCGGTAACTGTACTGTTTCACTGATGTTATTGGCACTTGGTGGTTTATTCGAGCAAGATTTAATTGAATGGGTCAGCCCAATGACGTACCAAGCAGCCTCTGGTGCTGGTGCGCGTAATATGAAAGAGTTGATCGCTCAAATGGGGGCTATTCATCAATCGGTTGCTGAGCTGGTGGACGATCCCAATTCAGCCATTTTAGAAATTGATAAAATTGTCAGTGAAACCATTGCTGGGGATGATTTACCAACGTCACAATTTGGTGCGCCTTTGGCTGGTAGCTTAATTCCTTGGATTGATGTGCCGATGCCATCAGGTCAATCAAAAGAAGAATGGAAAGCACAAGTTGAAGCGAACAAAATATTAGGTACTTCAAAGCAGCCGATCCCTGTTGATGGCTTATGTGTGCGAATTGGTGCGATGCGTTGTCATTCGCAAGCGATGACCATTAAATTACGTGAAGATATTTCGGTCGAAAAAATTGAGCAAATCTTAGCGCAGCATAATGAATGGGTGAAAGTCATTCATAATGACCGAGCGCAAAGCGTGCAAGATTTATCGCCTGTTAACGTCACTGGGACACTTTCAATCCCGGTTGGACGAATTCGTAAACTAGCGATGGGTCCACAATATATCAGTGCGTTTACTGTTGGCGATCAGTTATTGTGGGGCGCAGCTGAGCCGCTTCGTCGCATGCTTAGAATTATCGAAAGCCACTAATTGACTCTTGCTATGAAACAACCCAGCTTTGCTGGGTTTTTTATTGTCGTTTTAGTGCGAGACGGACAGTAACACCGAATCGGAATGGTTTAATTGCACTGGCTAATGTGGCTTATTTAGGATAACTATGTATCGGATTCTGTGTGTATTTTTTTTAATGTGTGTTTCTTCTACAGCTGCGGCTAAAGAGTTGAATGACAACCTAAAACGTTATGTTGAATCGTGGCAAATGATCGATAGTGCGCAGCGCTTAATAATTCTAGAGTCACTTGTTACTGACCCATTTTATTACGATGATCCAACCACTCAGCAAGTGACAATTAATTCTGCGAAGAGGCTCAATCAATGGATTGACGATTTTCATGCACAGATGAGGTTTGAAAATATCTGGCCTATTTCAGCTCAGTTAATCAGTCAAATAGATAGCCGCACAACCGAACGCGGTTCGGTGTTTCGCTTTAATTGGCGTATTAGTAGTCATGGCACAACTTTAATAGAGGGAACTGATTTTGGTAAAGCGAATAAAGAAGCAAAATTAATTGAGGTGAATGGTTTTTTTGGTTTACCTATCCCAATTAAGCCAGTCTCTGATCATTAACTGTGAAGCTTTTTCTCATGTCATTGTATTGAAGGTCATCTGATAGTTGATGTTAGTTTTAGTTGGAAAATAATAAATCAGTTGAATGATAACGTTAATTGCGACAGTCTTAGGCTTTGTTTTATAGAAGCTACTTTTATTTGTGCATACATTACTGAAAACAGATCCTTGGTTTGCAAGTTTACCTGAAGAATTTGCACATTTTTTATTGAGTTCTGGGCAATGCACAACCTTGGGCATGAATGAATATGTCTTTCGAAATGGTGAAGCTGACAACGGCTTGTTTGTGCTGCTAGAGGGTTTGATCTGCATTTCAAATATCAATTTAGAGGGTGAAGAAGCGATATTAGCGGTACTTAATAAAGGGATTTGGTTTGGGGAAGTGTCTTTAATTGATGGGGCGCCTCGCACACATGACGCACGTTGTATCACCGAGTGCCGTCTACTGCACGTTCCATCATTGTGTTTACGCCAATTTCTTGCTGATAATCCGGTTTATTGGCA
This Pseudoalteromonas ulvae UL12 DNA region includes the following protein-coding sequences:
- a CDS encoding tetratricopeptide repeat protein produces the protein MKALKLSAFYCSMVLAGVGLPSIVSVVPGISINHVHAAEAERKTVRVPALREKVYSQLARAQKLADDGDVAAGLAALDSIKERASSMNEYEVAMMHNFYGFIYYNQNDLDKAITSFEAVVNQNAIPESLKLNTLFSLAQLALANGQYDKVVAYLNQWDDVNTAPKKDSYYVLKAQALYQSKEYKSALENINMAIALAENDNLVPKENWLVLQRALYYSMNQPKQVVTVLEKMIALYDKPAYWVQLGGMYGEVGEDKKQLSTLETAYQRGFITSKSDVRSLSQVYLLNGLAYKSAQLMKQGMKTGTIENDSKNNAFIAEALVQAKEERAAISHFIAAAEVERHGKFDQRLAEVYLNLELFDEAADAARAALDKGGLDLESNAYIALGMAQYNLTNYDASILAFERAEKYKKSENLAKQWIKYVKREKTNAELLKTAYL
- a CDS encoding MotA/TolQ/ExbB proton channel family protein; translation: MADTTLDLDSLLKTLEAGQAKQSAQNQQREADFIARQSEQAALLSQTRARRDEMISNSQRLEGQFEQNEIELANATELLSKRMGSLKELFGVLQQVSGDTKNKFATSIVSAELPGRGEFMDQLAQKMGSSSKLASIEDIETVWYELQREMTEQGKVKHFTTDVIVSGGDKVKQDVVRVGAFNLISNGKYLEYNAFTDTLSELSRQPVARYLTSAANLQNADSGFVDFALDPTGGSILGLLVQAPDTSEQVHQGGTVGYVILAVGLIGLLISIERFIALFIIGGKMRRQLKSDVIREDNPLGRVMKVKEQFPHVAYDTLELKLSEAILREMPKITRNLTFIKIISVVAPLLGLLGTVTGMINTFQAITLFGTGDPKLMAGGISQALVTTVLGLVVAIPTVFLYTILNTRSKNLLLILQEQSAGIIAERSEKGA
- a CDS encoding energy transducer TonB; translation: MRYLLALVIAAAITFALFFGMQALIQTGEGAMTEPAKGNVLDFVRLKKEETVQKKERKPQKPPAPKEPPPPMESPQMDNSQAASDSAGFDFSANVDADVNLGSGLALDSGDGEYLPIVKVQPVYPRRALSRGIEGYVIVEFVVTKSGTVREPQVVKAEPESIFNQAAKDAVMKFKYKPRVVNGEAVEVAGVQNRITFEISG
- a CDS encoding ExbD/TolR family protein codes for the protein MRAPLAQIFQEEEAEEINMTPMLDVVFIMLIFFIVTASFVKEAGIDVNRPEAATAVKKERANILVAISDKGEIWINKRQIDIRAVQANIERLKAENPQGSVVIQADKKATTDTLIKVMDASRAAGVFDVSIAAQEA
- a CDS encoding MotA/TolQ/ExbB proton channel family protein — translated: MVILIDAINAIREFLDTGGQVLLVIGVLIFAMWLLILERLLFVFGGYRQYKKHIKATWFNRTERNSWNAEQIRQALISRTKQKLNHNLAFINVMVAVCPLLGLLGTVTGMIEVFDVMAITGTGSARSMASGVSKATIPTMAGMVGALSGVFASTYLQRKTKREAELLEDSMVLDH